The Nocardiopsis dassonvillei subsp. dassonvillei DSM 43111 genome contains a region encoding:
- a CDS encoding isochorismatase family protein, with protein sequence MPGIPVIEPYALPAAGDLPENTAQWVPDPSRAVLLVHDMQRFFLKPFPEQVRDELVGNIALLRERGARLGVPVGYTAQPGSMSDEQRGLLKDFWGPGMRRSPEDRLVVDELAPSPDDWMFTKLRYSAFHKSDLLERMRAAGRDQLVVCGVYAHVGVLMTAVEAYTNDIQTFLVADAVADFNADYHRMAVRYAAERCAVVLPAKEVFA encoded by the coding sequence ATGCCCGGTATCCCCGTCATCGAGCCCTACGCGCTCCCGGCCGCTGGTGACCTCCCCGAGAACACCGCCCAGTGGGTGCCCGACCCCTCCCGCGCTGTCCTCCTCGTCCACGACATGCAGCGCTTCTTCCTCAAACCCTTCCCCGAACAGGTGCGAGACGAGCTGGTCGGCAACATCGCCCTCCTGCGCGAGCGCGGCGCCCGGCTCGGCGTCCCCGTGGGATACACGGCCCAGCCGGGCAGCATGAGCGACGAACAGCGCGGCCTCCTCAAGGACTTCTGGGGACCCGGCATGCGCAGGTCCCCCGAGGACAGGCTCGTGGTGGACGAACTGGCCCCCTCACCCGACGACTGGATGTTCACCAAGCTCAGGTACAGCGCGTTCCACAAGTCGGACCTGCTGGAGCGGATGCGGGCCGCCGGGCGCGACCAGCTCGTCGTCTGCGGCGTGTACGCGCACGTCGGGGTCCTGATGACGGCGGTCGAGGCCTACACCAACGACATCCAGACCTTCCTGGTCGCCGACGCCGTCGCCGACTTCAACGCCGACTACCACCGCATGGCCGTCCGGTACGCCGCCGAGCGCTGCGCGGTCGTGCTGCCGGCCAAGGAGGTGTTCGCGTGA